One genomic segment of Suricata suricatta isolate VVHF042 chromosome 16, meerkat_22Aug2017_6uvM2_HiC, whole genome shotgun sequence includes these proteins:
- the LOC115281107 gene encoding zinc finger protein 658B-like translates to MLIHPGTGHSRGNDSVCSVCAKSVSHSSVLITQRVQPRKRPYKCDNCAKCFTSISVLKYHQRSHAGERPYQCKECGKSYISSTGLRYHCRVHTGDRPYKCHECDKSFFSRSDLQYHHRVHTAEKPYQCNECGKSFFQRNILNAHIKIHSSERPYKCNECGKSFKCKATFIKHQRVHTGERPYECSECGKSFSTSSVLRSHQRIHTGERPYECRECGKSFTTSFVLHNHQRVHTGERPYECSECGKSFTASSALHYHQRVHSGVKPYECSECGKSFTTSSALQCHQRVHTGERPYECSECGKSFTTSSVLHEHRRVHTGERPYECNKCGKSFTATSALRYHQRVHTTERPYECSECGKSFFSLSDLQCHQRVHTGERPYKCGECGKSFLRRNSLNVHIKVHSGERPYKCNECGKSLNYKSTFIQHLRIHTGEKPYVCNECGMSFSHSRALRIHRHCHLERSPYECTQCGKSFTSNSSFLSHQRIHTGEKPYECSECGKSFTARSLLRSHQIVHTEEKPYECSECGKSFPRRTTLNAHIKVHSAERPYKCNECGKFLKYRSTFIKHQRIHTGERPYECSDCGKSFISHPALIYHRKSAHKRNAL, encoded by the coding sequence ATGCTCATTCATCCTGGGACAGGGCACAGCAGAGGAAATGATTCTGTTTGCAGTGTATGTGCAAAATCTGTTAGCCATAGTTCAGTTTTAATTACTCAGAGGGTTCAACCTAGAAAAAGGCCTTATAAGTGTGACAACTGTGCAAAATGTTTTACTTCTATCTCTGTTCTGAAATATCATCAGAGATCTCATGCAGGGGAAAGACCTTATCAGTGCAAGGAGTGTGGGAAGTCTTATATCTCCAGTACTGGCCTCCGTTATCATTGCAGAGTTCACACTGGAGACAGGCCTTATAAGTGCCATGAATGTGACAAATCTTTTTTCTCTAGATCTGATCTCCAGTATCATCACAGAGTTCACACTGCAGAGAAACCTTATCAGTGCAAtgaatgtggcaagtcctttttccaaagaaacatCCTCAATGCACACATAAAGATTCACTCAAGTGAAAGGCCTTATaagtgtaatgaatgtgggaaatcttttaAGTGTAAGGCAACATTCATTAAACACCAGAGAGTTCACACAGGAGAAAGGCCTTATGAATGCAGTGAATGTGGAAAATCTTTTAGTACAAGTTCTGTCCTTCGTTCTCaccagagaattcacactggGGAAAGACCTTATGAATGTAGGGAATGTGGGAAATCTTTCACCACTAGTTTTGTCCTCCATAATCACCAGAGAGTTCACACTGGAGAGAGGCCTTATGAGTGCAGTGAATGTGGCAAATCTTTTACTGCTAGTTCTGCACTCCATTATCACCAGAGAGTTCACAGTGGAGTGAAGCCTTACGAATGCAGTGAATGTGGCAAATCTTTTACAACTAGTTCTGCCCTCCAGTGTCATCAGagagttcacactggagaaaggccttatgagtgcagtgaatgtgggaaatcttttaCCACTAGTTCTGTCCTCCATGAACACCGGagagttcacactggagaaaggcctTATGAATGCAATAAATGTGGGAAATCTTTTACTGCGACTTCTGCCCTTCGTTATCACCAGAGAGTTCACACTACAGAGAGGCCTTATGAGTGCAGTGAATGTGGCAAATCTTTTTTCTCGTTGTCTGACCTCCAGTGTCACCAGAGggttcacactggagaaaggcctTATAAATGTGGTGAATGTGGTAAGTCCTTTCTCCGAAGAAATAGCCTCAATGTACATATAAAAGTTCACTCAGGTGAAAGGCCttataaatgtaatgaatgtgggaaatctttGAACTATAAGTCGACATTCATTCAACACCTGAGAATTCACACAGGAGAAAAGCCTTATGTCTGCAATGAATGTGGGATGTCTTTTAGTCATAGTCGTGCCCTCCGCATTCATCGTCACTGTCACCTTGAAAGAAGTCCTTATGAGTGTACTCAGTGTGGGAAATCTTTTACTTctaattcttccttcctttcacaccagagaattcacactggagaaaagccTTATGAGTGTAGTGAATGTGGGAAGTCTTTTACTGCTCGTTCTCTCCTCCGTTCTCACCAGATTGTTCATACTGAAGAAAAACCTTATGAGTGCAGTGAATGTGGCAAGTCCTTCCCCCGAAGAACTACCCTCAATGCACACATAAAGGTTCACTCAGCTGAACGGCCTTATaagtgtaatgaatgtgggaaattcTTGAAGTATAGATCGACATTCATAAAACACCAGAGAATTCACACAGGAGAAAGGCCTTATGAGTGCAGCGACTGTGGGAAGTCTTTTATCAGTCATCCTGCTCTTATTTATCATCGCAAGAGTGCACACAAGAGAAATGCCTTATGA